One region of Streptomyces rishiriensis genomic DNA includes:
- a CDS encoding serine hydrolase domain-containing protein, with the protein MTRTRTALLCAAALLASTLQAAAATAAPDHHDRACAATRKPQGQAREVLRLVREARKELGLKAALVKVTVGGRELVTGADGESLTQVPATPAMHFRTGSVGIAFMGTVLLQLVQEHKARLDDPVSRWLPDLPHGDKITLRMLGDSTSGLHDYVTDPLFLRKLYADPWQHWAPEEVVGISLSHPLWYRPGTNWSYSHANFVLLGRALEKISRTPLDRLLRERVMKPLKLRNTRSNDTALIPPPVLHAYDDERGTYEESTYWNPSWTTAPGAILTQDICDLARSGQAVGSGELLSKQSFRTQLDPGTIGLGHATANCPATVCVPMTEDFHFGIGVVVKNGWVVQNPSFFGYAAVMAYEPHKRLSIAVSTTVGPDAPEGNTAQTITERIADLLDPRYPLS; encoded by the coding sequence ATGACGCGTACCCGTACGGCGCTGCTCTGCGCCGCCGCTCTTCTCGCCTCCACCCTCCAGGCCGCGGCCGCGACCGCCGCCCCCGATCACCACGACCGGGCCTGTGCCGCCACCCGGAAGCCGCAGGGTCAGGCGCGCGAGGTCCTCCGGCTCGTCCGCGAGGCCCGCAAGGAACTCGGCCTCAAGGCCGCCCTCGTCAAGGTCACGGTCGGCGGACGTGAGCTCGTCACCGGCGCGGACGGCGAGTCCCTCACGCAGGTGCCGGCGACGCCCGCCATGCACTTCCGGACCGGCTCGGTCGGCATCGCCTTCATGGGCACGGTGCTGCTCCAACTCGTCCAGGAGCACAAGGCGCGCCTCGACGACCCGGTCTCCCGCTGGCTGCCCGACCTGCCGCACGGCGACAAGATCACCCTGCGGATGCTCGGCGACTCGACCTCGGGCCTGCACGACTACGTCACCGACCCGTTGTTCCTGAGGAAGCTCTATGCCGACCCCTGGCAGCACTGGGCCCCCGAGGAGGTCGTCGGGATCTCCCTCAGCCACCCCCTGTGGTACCGGCCGGGCACCAACTGGAGCTACTCGCACGCCAACTTCGTCCTGCTCGGCCGCGCCCTGGAGAAGATCTCCCGCACCCCGCTCGACCGCCTCCTGCGCGAACGCGTCATGAAGCCCCTCAAGCTGCGCAACACCCGCAGCAACGACACCGCGCTCATCCCGCCGCCCGTGCTGCACGCCTACGACGACGAACGCGGCACCTACGAGGAGTCCACCTACTGGAACCCCTCCTGGACCACCGCCCCGGGCGCGATCCTGACCCAGGACATCTGTGACCTGGCCCGCTCCGGGCAGGCCGTCGGCTCGGGCGAACTGCTCTCGAAGCAGTCCTTCCGCACCCAGCTGGACCCGGGCACCATCGGCCTCGGACACGCCACCGCGAACTGCCCCGCCACGGTCTGCGTGCCCATGACCGAGGACTTCCACTTCGGCATCGGCGTCGTCGTCAAGAACGGCTGGGTGGTGCAGAACCCGTCCTTCTTCGGCTACGCGGCCGTGATGGCGTACGAGCCGCACAAGCGTCTGTCCATCGCGGTGTCCACGACGGTGGGCCCCGACGCCCCCGAGGGCAACACCGCCCAGACGATCACCGAGCGCATCGCGGACCTGCTGGATCCGCGGTACCCGCTGTCCTGA
- a CDS encoding SHOCT domain-containing protein: MPGLLRGVARTAVVAGTATAVSNRVSRRQQGRWAQQDYQAVPQPTPAAAPPPAAQPADMSSKIDQLKQLGELKAQGVLTEAEFEEQKRRILES, from the coding sequence GTGCCAGGTCTCCTCCGCGGGGTCGCCCGCACAGCCGTAGTGGCCGGCACCGCGACCGCCGTGTCGAACCGTGTGTCACGCCGCCAGCAGGGGCGCTGGGCGCAGCAGGACTACCAGGCGGTCCCGCAGCCGACGCCGGCCGCCGCTCCTCCCCCGGCCGCCCAGCCGGCCGACATGAGCAGCAAGATCGACCAGCTCAAGCAACTCGGTGAGCTCAAGGCCCAGGGCGTCCTCACCGAGGCGGAGTTCGAGGAGCAGAAGCGCAGGATCCTCGAGTCCTGA
- a CDS encoding MFS transporter, which translates to MPRKSTRLTFAVLATGAGVFSMLQSLIAPALPTVQHALHTSQSTATWVMTAYLLSASVFTPILGRVGDLIGKKRTLVGVLLAVLAGCLLAALAPTIGVLILARVVQGVGGALFPLSFGIIRDEFAPSRVPGSISNLSAVIAAGGGVGMVAAGPIVSALDYRWLFWIPVGIVAATTLIALRYVPESPDRAEGKVSWLGAVLLSGWLVALLLPLSQASGWGWGSARVIGLFTVAVALFALWLFTEARSRNPLIDLRIMRLPAVWTTNLAALLFGAGMYAIWSFLPGFVQTPSTAGYGFGAGVTASGLLMLPMLLAMFVSGVLSGRLEPRVGAKALLTAGAALGAFALGFLALWHDEQWQVALVAGVFGLGIGLAFASMANLIVGSVPAGQTGAATGMNANIRTIGGSIGAAVTGVLVTGHLQASGLPHESGYTHGFTLLAVLCLGAALAALLVPVRRASRLPGPAAQQAPTAAPTPVR; encoded by the coding sequence ATGCCCCGCAAGTCCACCCGCCTCACCTTCGCGGTCCTCGCGACCGGTGCCGGCGTGTTCTCCATGCTCCAGTCGCTGATAGCGCCGGCCCTGCCGACCGTGCAGCACGCGCTGCACACCTCGCAGTCCACCGCGACCTGGGTGATGACCGCGTATCTGCTGTCCGCGTCCGTCTTCACGCCGATCCTCGGCCGGGTCGGCGACCTGATCGGCAAGAAGCGCACCCTCGTCGGGGTCCTGCTCGCCGTCCTGGCCGGCTGTCTGCTCGCCGCGCTCGCGCCGACCATCGGCGTCCTGATCCTCGCCCGGGTCGTCCAGGGCGTCGGCGGCGCCCTGTTCCCGCTCTCCTTCGGCATCATCAGGGACGAGTTCGCCCCCTCCCGGGTGCCCGGCAGCATCAGCAACCTGTCCGCCGTGATCGCCGCCGGCGGTGGCGTCGGCATGGTCGCGGCCGGACCGATCGTCTCCGCGCTCGACTACCGCTGGCTGTTCTGGATCCCCGTCGGCATCGTCGCGGCCACCACGCTCATCGCCCTGCGCTATGTGCCCGAGTCGCCCGACCGGGCGGAGGGAAAGGTCAGCTGGCTCGGTGCCGTGCTGCTCTCCGGCTGGCTGGTCGCCCTGCTGCTGCCGCTCAGTCAGGCGAGCGGCTGGGGCTGGGGCTCGGCCCGGGTGATCGGCCTGTTCACCGTGGCCGTGGCGCTGTTCGCGCTGTGGCTGTTCACCGAGGCCCGCTCCCGCAACCCGCTGATCGACCTGCGCATCATGCGGCTGCCGGCCGTGTGGACCACCAACCTCGCCGCCCTGCTGTTCGGCGCGGGCATGTACGCGATCTGGTCCTTCCTGCCCGGGTTCGTGCAGACCCCGAGCACGGCCGGGTACGGCTTCGGCGCCGGCGTCACCGCCTCCGGGCTCCTCATGCTGCCGATGCTGCTCGCGATGTTCGTCTCCGGCGTGCTCAGCGGCCGTCTCGAGCCCCGCGTGGGTGCCAAGGCGCTGCTCACGGCCGGTGCCGCACTCGGTGCGTTCGCCCTGGGCTTCCTCGCCCTCTGGCACGACGAGCAGTGGCAGGTCGCCCTGGTGGCGGGCGTGTTCGGCCTCGGCATAGGCCTGGCCTTCGCGTCGATGGCCAACCTGATCGTCGGCAGCGTGCCCGCCGGGCAGACCGGCGCCGCCACCGGCATGAACGCCAACATCCGCACCATCGGCGGATCCATCGGAGCCGCCGTCACCGGCGTCCTGGTCACCGGCCACCTCCAGGCGTCGGGCTTGCCCCACGAATCCGGTTACACCCACGGATTCACCCTGCTCGCGGTGCTCTGTCTGGGCGCCGCCCTCGCCGCCCTGCTGGTCCCGGTCCGCCGCGCGAGCCGACTGCCCGGACCGGCCGCCCAACAGGCGCCGACCGCCGCACCCACCCCGGTACGGTAG
- a CDS encoding DUF7144 family membrane protein: MTATGVHHGHGTARSGGAWVAGWTGFAGVMMIFGGLMAIFQGIAAIAEDDVFVVTRDYAYNFNLTSWGWIHLVLGVLVALAGAALFRGAVWARVVGIAVAGLSMIANFMWLPYQPVWAIVLIAVDAFVIWALCIGTGRETRAE; encoded by the coding sequence ATGACCGCTACCGGAGTGCACCACGGACACGGAACGGCAAGGAGCGGCGGAGCGTGGGTGGCCGGCTGGACCGGTTTCGCCGGAGTCATGATGATCTTCGGTGGGCTGATGGCGATATTCCAGGGGATCGCCGCCATCGCCGAGGACGACGTCTTCGTCGTCACCCGCGACTACGCGTACAACTTCAACCTGACGAGCTGGGGCTGGATCCATCTCGTCCTCGGCGTTCTGGTCGCGCTCGCGGGCGCCGCTCTGTTCCGTGGCGCGGTGTGGGCACGCGTCGTCGGCATCGCCGTGGCCGGCCTGTCGATGATCGCCAACTTCATGTGGCTGCCGTACCAGCCGGTCTGGGCCATCGTGCTGATCGCCGTGGACGCCTTCGTCATCTGGGCGCTGTGCATCGGGACGGGGCGGGAGACCCGCGCCGAGTAG
- a CDS encoding TetR/AcrR family transcriptional regulator has product MPAQQFPISEIVAAQRPARKDAARNYDALLAAAREAFAEHGSEASLEDIARRAGVGIGTLYRNFPTRRALFESVYADEVNALCRSAVEFADLEPWEALTAWLERFAGYMVTKRAVREALEGESEIFQACRESMYAAGGPLFERTQRAGAARADMDFGDLLRMVAGITATAFVDDAQRDRVLAIALDGVRAGR; this is encoded by the coding sequence GTGCCGGCTCAGCAGTTCCCCATCAGCGAGATCGTCGCGGCCCAGCGCCCCGCCCGGAAGGACGCGGCCCGCAACTACGACGCGCTGCTGGCCGCCGCGCGCGAGGCGTTCGCCGAGCACGGCTCGGAGGCGTCGCTGGAGGACATCGCCCGGCGCGCGGGCGTCGGCATCGGCACGCTGTACCGGAACTTCCCGACCCGCCGGGCTCTGTTCGAGAGCGTGTACGCGGACGAGGTCAACGCGCTGTGCCGGTCGGCCGTGGAGTTCGCCGATCTGGAGCCGTGGGAGGCGCTCACCGCGTGGCTCGAGCGGTTCGCCGGCTACATGGTCACCAAGCGGGCGGTGCGCGAGGCGCTGGAGGGCGAGTCGGAGATCTTCCAGGCCTGCCGCGAGTCGATGTACGCGGCGGGCGGCCCGCTGTTCGAGCGGACCCAGCGGGCCGGGGCCGCCCGCGCGGACATGGACTTCGGCGATCTGCTGCGGATGGTCGCCGGGATCACCGCGACGGCCTTCGTGGACGACGCCCAGCGCGACCGCGTCCTGGCCATCGCCCTGGACGGGGTGCGCGCCGGGCGCTGA